GCCGGTCGACCCACCCGCGGGCGAGCTCGTCGGCGCAGCGGCGGCGGCCGGAACGCCAGCCACCGTGCAGATCGAGGCGCGAGGGTGCGGCGGTGTGTCGGCCGGCAGCGGCGTGGCGGTCCAGCCGGGCTTCATCGTCACCAACGCCCACGTCGTCGCCGGGACCGGTCAGGTGTCGGTCCGCGACGCCGGGGGAACCCACGATGCCATCGCGATCCACGTCGACCCGGCCTTGGACCTGGCGGTCATCAGCTCTCCCACTGCCACGGCCACGCCGTTGCCGTGGGCCACGGTCCCGGCGGACCGGGGGACCAGCGGGGCCAGTCTCGGCTTCCCCGGTGGTAGTCGTGACCTGAACGTGCTGCCGGCAGCGGTCCGGGGCCGAGAGGAGGCGATCGGGCGTGACATCTACGGCGGATCGCTCACCACCCGCGAGGTGTTGACGCTGGAGGCCCCCGTCCGGCCGGGCGACTCCGGAGGGCCGTTCGTCAACGCGGCGGGTGAGATCGCCGGGATCGTCTTCGCCGCCTCCACCACCGACCCAGGCGTCGGGTTCGCCCTGACTGCGGAGCGCGTCCGACCGGACGTGGACGCCGCCATCGCCCGCAACGCACCGGCGTCAACGGGAGCCTGCCGGTTCTAGCCGACCGGCCTACCCGCGCAACATCTCCGCGACCTGGAAGGCCAGCTCCAGCGACTGCTCGTTGTTCAGGCGGGGGTCGCAGGCCGTCTCGTACCGCTGGGGCAGGTCGAGGTCGGCGATGCGCTGGTCACCACCCAGGCACTCGGTCACGTTCTCGCCCGTCAGCTCCATGTGCACGCCACCGGGGACGGTGCCGGCCGCCTTGCTGGCCGCGAAGAAGCCGGAGATCTCGCCGAACACGTCCTCGACCCGACGGGTCTTGTACCCCGACTCCGACGTGATGGTGTTGCCGTGGCAGGGGTCGGTGATCCACACGACGTTGCGCTCGGCGTCCCGAGTCGCCTCCAGCAGCGGCGGCAGGACATCGGCCACCCGGTCGACGCCCATCCGGCTGATCAGGGTCAGCCGTCCCGGGATGTTGCCCGGGTTCAGCACCTCGCACAGCTGCAGCAGCTCGGACGGCGTCATGGTGGGGCCGACCTTGCACCCGATCGGGTTGTGGACACCGGAGAGGAAGTGGACGTGGGCGTGGTCCAGCTGCCGGGTCCGCTCGCCGATCCACAGCATGTGGGCGCTGCAGTCATACCAGTCACCGGTCAGGGAGTCCTGCCGGGTCATCGCCTGCTCGTAGTCCAGCAGCAGCGCCTCGTGGGAGGTGAAGAAGTCAACCGTGTTGAAGGTCGGGTCGGCATCGGTCCGAATGCCGATGGCCTCGAGGAACGCCAGGGCCCGCTCGATCTCCTCGGCCATCTGGTCGTAGCGCTTGCCCTCCGGGGACTCGGCCACGAACTCCTGGTTCCAGGCGTGCACCCGACGGAGGTCGGCGAAGCCCCCACGGGTGAACGCTCGGAGGAGGTTCAGGGTCGAGGCGGAGTGGTGGTACATCCGCTCCAGCCGGTCAGGGTCGGGGACCCGGTTCTCCGGCGTTGCCGCCAGCCCGTTGACGGCATCGCCCTTGTAGGAGGCCATCTCGACGCCGTCAACCGTCTCGGTCGGTTCCGACCGCGGCTTGGCCATCTGCCCGGCGATGCGCCCGACCTTGACGATCGGCATCGAGGCGCCGTAGGTCAGGACGATCGCCATCTGCAGCAGCACCTTCAGCTTGTCCCGCGTGATGTCGGCCCCACCCGCGTCGAACGTCTCCGCGCAGTCGCCGCCCTGGAGGAGGAAGGCCTCGCCGCGGGAGACGCGCGCCAACTGCTCGGTCAGGTCACGGGCCTCGCCGGCGAACACCAGCGGTGGCAGCCCCGAGATCCGGTTGAGCACCCGCTTCAGGTGGTCGGGGTCGGGATACGTCGGCAACTGCTTCGCCGGTAGGTCCTGCCAGGAGGACGGCGTCCAACGCGTGGTGAGGGTGCTCATGGTGGAGGCCATGGTCCCACCTGCCCTCGTGGGCTGCAAAGCAGCGGCGACACGCCCCTGTGTAGGGTGAGCGACATGCAGATCAGCGACGCCGTAGCCATCGTGACCGGAGGGGCTTCCGGTCTGGGCCGCGCGACCGCCCAGATGATCATCGACGCCGGTGGTCGGGTCGTGCTGCTGGACCTGTCCTCCTCCGAGGGCTCGTCCGTGGCAGCGCAGATGGGCGAGCGGGCCACCTTCGTCCCCACCGACGTGACGGACGCCGACGCGGTGGCCGAGGCGGTGGCCACCGCCACCTCGCTCGGACCCCTACGCATCGCCGTCAACTGCGCTGGGATCGGTGGGGCCGCGAAGGTGGTCGGCCGTGAAGGGGCGATGCCACTGGAGCACTTCACCCGCATCGTGACCGTGAACCTGATCGGCACGTTCAACGTGATCCGGCTGGCGGCCGAGGCCATGATCGCTGGCGACGTCGTCGGGGAGGAGCGCGGCGTCATCATCAACACCGCCTCGATCGCGGCCTACGACGGGCAGATCGGCCAGTCCGCCTACGCCGCCTCCAAGGGCGGGATCGTCGGCATGACCCTCCCGCTGGCCAGGGATCTCGCCCGCGAACTCGTGCGCGTGGTGACGATCGCGCCGGGGCTGTTCGAGACGCCCCTGCTGGCCGGGCTGCCAGAGCCCGCGCGGGAGGCCCTGGCCGAGACGATCCCGATGCCCGCCCGGCTGGGCCAACCGGAGGAGTTCGCCAACCTGGCCAGCCAGATCATCGCCAACACGATGCTGAACGGCGAAGTGATCCGCCTGGACGGGGCACTCAGGATGGCGCCGAAGTAGCCGATCAGCCCTGGTGGGGGTAGCGCCAGTCCGTCGGCGGCACGAAGCTCTCCTTGATCGAGCGGGAGCTGACCCAGCGCTGCAGGTTCTGGGGTGCCCCCGCCTTGTCGTTGGTGCCCGAGGCCCGAGCGCCGCCGAACGGCTGCTGCCCGACCACCGCGCCCGTCGGCTTGTCATTGAGGTAGAAGTTGCCGGCCGCATGCCGCAGGCCCGCCTGCGCCACGTCCAGTGCACGCCGGTCGGTGGCGAACACCGCGCCGGTCAGCGCGTAGGGGCTCGTGGTGTCGACCAGGTCGACCACCTCCGCCCAGGTGGTGTCGTCGAACGAGCTGTCGTCGTAGGGGAAGACGGTCAGCACCGGCCCGAACAGCTCGGTGACCATCGTATGGCTGCGCGGGTCGTCGGTCACCAGCACCGTCGGGTCCACGAACCAGCCCTGGGTGCGGTCCGAGTCGCCGCCGACCAGCACCTCAGCACCAGCGTCCCCAGCCTTGGCGATCGCGCCGCTGACCCGCTCGAACGCCACCTCATCGATCACGGCACCGCAGAAGGTCGAGAGGTCACCCACGTCCCCCACGGTGATCTCGCTGGCCATCCCCGCCAGGTCGTCACGGAGACTGGACCACAGCGACGCCGGCACGTAGGCCCGGCTGGCCGCTGAGCACTTCTGGCCCTGGTACTCAAACGCCCCCCGCCCGAGGCCCACCACAACCGCCGCCGGATCCGCGGACGGATGGACCAGCACGAAGTCCTTCCCGCCGGTCTCCCCGACGATCCGGGGGTAGGACCGATAGCTGTCGATCCGGTCGGCCGTCTTGCGCCACAGTTGACGGAACACGGCCGTCGATCCGGTGTAGTGCAGTCCGGCGAAGGCCGGATGGGCCATGGCGACGTCGCTGACCAACGCCCCATCGCCGTGCACCAGATTGATCACGCCGTCCGGCAGGCCAGCGGCCCGCAGCAGGTCCATCGTCATCTGGGCGGCGAACGCCTGCTTCTCCGATGGCTTCCAGATCACGACGTTGCCCATCATCGCCGGGGCCGTCGGCAGGTTCCCCGCGATCGCGGTGAAGTTGAAGGGCGTGAGCGCCAGTACGAACCCCTCGAGCGGGCGGTGGTCCGTCCGGTTCCACACCCCGGGGGAGGAGGTGGGCTGCTCGGCGTGGATCTGCTCGGCGAAGGCGCAGTTGAAGCGGAGGAAGTCGATGAGCTCACAGGCCGCGTCGATCTCGGCCTGGTGGACCGACTTGGATTGCCCCAGGATCGTGGCGGCGTTCACTCGGCTGCGCCAGGGACCGCTGAGCAGGTCGGCAGCCCGCAGGAAGACGGCCAGGCGGTCGTGCAGCGGCGTGGCCGCCCACTCCTCGGCGACACCGAGTGCGGCGTCGATGGCGGCTTCGACGTGCGGCTCGGAGGCGGCGAAGACGGTCGCCAGGTGGAGAGCGTGGTCGTGCGGAGCTCGAACCTCGAAGGTGTCCTGCGAGCGGACATCGTCAGCACCGATGCGCATGGGCGCCTCGATCGGCGCGGCGGCCCGTTGGTCGGCGATCGTCGCCGCCAGGGTCTCACGCTCCGTGCTGCCGGGTGCGTATCCCTGGATGGGCTCATTGACCGGCGTGGGGACGGCGAAGCCGCCGGTGGCGGAGAGCTGACTTGCTGAAGTGGTCATGGCAGCACACTAGTACGTGCTGCCGGCGTGTGACCCCGAGGGATCAGATGGGTTCCATCGCGCACACCTGCACGGCCGCAACGGCCGCGTCGGTGGCGCGCTGGAGCCGGTCGATGAGGACCGCCCGGACGAGGTACTCGACCTGCAGGGAGATGTCGGCGACGCCGCGCTGCTCGGTTCGAGTGAGGATCTGTGCGTGCAGGAACTGCAGCTCCTCGAGGGGCTCCTGGATCGCCTCGGGGGCGTCGGCTACGGCGTTGAGCAGGTCCGACCAGCGGCAGATCGTCTCGAGTTCGACCGACATGCTCGTCTCGTGCCCGCCGATCTTGTTCAACCGGTGCTGGAGGTCGCTGCACGTATCCCGTAGGAACATGATGGACCATGCCGGAACGGTCGCGACGGTGGTCTTGGTGCGCTCGTGGAGTTGCATGGTTCTCTCATTACTCTCGGTGATTTGGCTGTCGTGAGAGTAATCGGCAGCATGGTCGATTTTCTTGACCAAAAAGGTGCGAAGAACTAGACAATGTTGCCCATGCCGGAACTGCCAGAGGTTGAGAGCGTCCGTCGGCAGCTGGCCCCCCGTCTCGTTGGCTGCCGCATCGACGCGGTGTGGGCCGACCCGAAGATGCCGCGCTACATCCGCCCGGCGGAGGCGGCGCAGACCACGGTCCACGACCTCGTCCGGCGCGGCAAGTACCTGATCGCGGATCTCGGTGCGCCGCATCAGGAGGCGGGTCTGCAGTTGATCCTGCACCTGGGCATGACGGGCGTGCTTCGCTGGCGCGGCGAGGACGGCTGGGACGGCGACGACTACGTCCGGGCCACCTTCGCGGTGACGACACGGGAGGGACGCCAGGCCCATCTGGACTTCCGCGACGTCCGCCGCTTCGGCACCCTCGCCGTGGTTCCGGAGGGCGTGTACGACGAGTTGCCGACATTGGCATCACTCGGCCCCGAGCCACTGTCCGACGCCTTCGACCGAGCCGACTTCGCTGCCGCGCTGCACCAGACCGGCCAGCAGGTCAAGCCCTTCCTGCTGTCCCAGCGCCCCGTGGCCGGAGTCGGCAACATCTACGCCGACGAGGCGCTGTGGCGTGCCCGGATCCACCCGACGTCCCGGCGCGTGGGTCGAGCCCGCGCCAACCGACTGCACCAAGCCATCGTCGATGTGCTGGCCGAGTCCGTCGAGCGCGAGGGCACGACCTTCAGCGACTACCAGATGGTCAACGGCGAGTCAGGACGCAACGCCGACTACCTGGTGGCCTACGGTCAGGAGGACCGTCCGTGTCCCCGCTGCGGCACGCCGATGCGAAAGACCGTCGTCGGGGGTCGAGGCACCACGTACTGCCCGCGGTGCCAGCGCTGATCTCTGACAGGCTCAGAGGCCGCCGGTGGTGCGGACCTCATCGATTAGGCCGTACTCCACAGCCTCCTCGGCGCTGAGCCAGAAGTCACGCAGCGTGTCCTTGGCGACCTGCTCCAGTGGCTTTCCGGACCGCTCAGCCAGGATCTCGTTGATGCGTTCCCGCAGGAACGTCATCTGCTGGGCCTGGATCTGGATGTCGGAGGCCTGACCGCGGGCACCGCCCAGCGGCTGGTGGATCATCACCCGCGCGTTGGGGGTTGCTGACCGGGTACCGGTACCCGTGGCCAGCAGGAACGCGCCGGCGGAGGCCGCCATCCCGACGCACACCGTGTTGACCTTCGCCGAGATCAGGTTCATGACGTCATACATCGCGAACATGCCGCTGATCACGCCACCCGGCGAGTTGATGTACATCGTGATGTCGTCGTCGGACTCGGCACCAAGCGCGAGCAGCTGGGCGACGATCTCGTCGGCCTTGGTCTCCTCGATGGCTCCACGGAGGTACAGCACCCGGTTGTCGTAGAGCTTGCGGAACGGGTTCTGCTGCAGTGCCGCCGCAATGGCACCGGCGTCTTCCTGGCCCGGCGTCTCCTCTTCGTCATCGAAGCGGGGCAGTCCGAGGTTGGAGTACCGCTTGGAGTACGTGGTCACGTGGTTGCTCCTGAGGTTGCACGCCGTCGCGTTGGACCCGGCTGTGGCGTGTGGTTATCGTTGCGAGGCGCTCAGGGTAGTGGCCTGCCTGGCGTCCTGCCGGTCGGGCCGAGGGCGCTGCTGACGGCAGCGTGGAGTCCGGGAGGACAACAGATGGAACAGGGGCCGCCAGCGTCGCGGACGCTGGACCGCGGCATCCGAGTCGTGGAAGCCATTGCGGCTGCCGGAGACGGCGCCACGGTTGCGGAGCTGTCCCGTTTCACCGGTCTGGACCGGGCCGTCATCGCGCGCCTGCTCGACACGCTGTCGGACCGTTGCTGGCTGGTCCGCGGGCCGGGGGACCAGCGGTACCGGCTCGGGCCAACGCTCCTCGCGCTGGTCGGGTCCGATCCGACCTGAGCGCCAACCGACGAGGGGACGCTCCTACGGCAGGCCGAGCACGAGGATGGCCACGATGAGTCCGCCCGCGATCCCGACGATGGCCGGGAGCACCCAGGTGGTCAGCGCAGATGGTCCGCCACGGGTGGCATCGATGACCGGGTCCTCACCCTCGACGTAGCCCCCATACTCGTCGTACTCGTCGACGTCGATGGTCCCGCTCTCCGGCTGGGCAAACGCCGGTCCCTCGTCTGAGGTGCCCTCCAGCGTCCCGAGGGCCGCGTACGGATCACCACCCGGCGTCGTCGGCTCCGCGTCGTCGAGTTCGGCGAACGGGTCGTCCTCCTCACCCTCGGCCAGGATGTCGGACAGCCGGAGCTCTGCCGTCGAACCCGGGTCGGGCCGCCAATCGCCAGCATCGTCGTCGGTCTCGGCGAACAGGTCCTCGCTGTCATCTGCCCGTGCATCTGCCGGGGCCTCGGTGAACAGCCCGCGGTCGTCGGCGCCGATCTCATCGCCGAAGCCGGCCGCGACCAGCTCCTCCTCGGTCAGCTCCGTCGTCGCGGCGGGGGCCGTGGCCGCGTCATCGGCGCCGGCATCCGCTGGCCTGAAGGGATCGTCGCCGGTAACGGCGGACGGCTCGGGCGTGGCATCAGCGCCGTGATCGTCCAAGGCCGGAAGCGGGCCCGTGGCACCGAGGGCGTCGAAGGGATCACTGTCCTCCGGGCCGGTCACCGCGGCCGCCTCGGCCGCGAGACTGTCGGCGGCAAGATCCGGGTCGGCCTCGTCGTCGGCTGAGCGGTCATCGGTCAGGAGATCGTCGGCCTCGGCATCGCCCGGTGGTTCGGCGACCGTGGGGTCCTCTGCCGGGTGGCTGGCGCCCTGGGCATCGGCCGCGCCGTCACCGGAGTCCGCGACGACACTCGAGGGCTCGGCGATCTCGGTCACGGGGCCGGCCGGATCAGCCGCCGTCTCGCCGGCCTCGGGGGAGGTGTCCGCACCAGCGACCGCCGGGGGCGCGGTTGCTGGAAGCTGGCCCGGCTGGGAACTGAGGACGGTGACCAGGATGCGCTGCCCCATGTCCGGCGTTGCCGGAAGACCCTCGATGCGCCGTCGGCCGCGGCGCGTGGCCCGCGACTTGGCCGCACAGCCGGGACGCTCCTCGATGGCGGTCGCCACATCGGCGTGCTCACGTGCCGAGGCGACGCCCAGGCACCAATCACCGATCTTGTCCAGATCGTCGCAGCCGTCCTCGTGCAGCGCAGCGCGGTCGCCGGTGGAGTTCTCCGGCCCCGCCAGCGCCATCAGCGCTCGCGTGAGGGCGTCGGCCGACCCGGGCTCCTGTCCGGTCGTCGGCACACCCTTGTCGTGGGCCAGGAGCAGGGCGCGGCGCTCATCCTCGGCCAACTCGGCGATGGCTCGCTCGGCGGCGTCCAGGAAGCGGACGTCGGGGGCGGGCAGGTCGGGCAACAGGCCGGCGGCGGACGGCGAGGCCGGCGCGGTGCCGCTCTCCCGTAGACTCTCCACGCCCATTGCCCAGGTCTGACGGCGGACCCACCCCTCCAGCGGTCCGGAGGTCGGCGGGTCGGTCCACAGGCTGCCGAAGACCTTCAGCAACAGCGCCTCGACGGCGTCCGCTCCGCTCATCAGGCGTCTGGCGACGGCGTGGGCCGCGGGCACGGCGCGGTGGTAGGCCTCCGCCAGGGCGAGGGGGTGCCCAACGGCGAGGGCGTCCAGGATGACGCTTTCGTGGGCGCGCCTGAAGTCAAGAGCATCGGTTGGCTGAGGCATGGCTCCACGCTAGTGCCTGGGCGCGGGAGACTGAGGGATTTTCCCCGTTCAAGCGGGCAGGTGAGCGGGTGTCGTGCCCCTGGTCGCTCGGGCCGAGTCGCCGATCTCCGAGCCGGTGGGATTCTCGATCGGCTGCCCGAGCTACGGCATCGAGCCGGTGAGCCGCACCCGCTGCCGGCGGCCGGCCCAGCCCGGGTCGGGGTCGGGGTAGTCGGTGCGGAAGTGGGACCCGCGTGACTCCTGACGGCGCGCCGCCGCCTCGACGATCGCATTGGCGGCGACCAGCATGTTGGCCACTTCCAGGGCGTCGCGCTGCAGCGGTGGGCGTGGACCACCCCAGGCACTGGTCACCGTCTTGCTGATGTTCTGCAGGGTCTGCCGGGTCGCGGCCAGACCTGCGGCGTCGCGGATCGCGCCCGCGCCGGCGCTCATCGACTTCCGAAGGTCAGAGCGGACCCAACGCAGATAGGGACGCCGGTCGGCGGAGGCGAAGGTCGGCTGGTCCGGGTCGCCGGCGGCATGCTCCTCCGGCAGGGAGCGGGCCATGTCCGTGGCCGCGCGGTGCGCGAACACACACGACTGCGCCAGGCTGTTGCCAGCCATCCGGTTGGCCCCGTGCACCCCCGAGGACGCCACCTCACCGGCGGCGTAGAGCCCCGGCACGGAGGTCCGGCCCCACAGATCCGTGGCCACGCCGCCGATCATGTAGTGCTCGCAGGGCTCGACCGGGACCGGCTCGGCCAACAGGTCGAAGCCGAACCGCTGGGCACCGTCGAGGACCGTCGGGAACTCCTCCTTCATCTGGTGGGGCTCGATCATCCTGGCGTCCAGCCACGCCCCGCCGGGTTGGTCCAGGATGGCCTTGGCCACGACGTGCCGTGGCGCCAGTTCGGCATCTGGGTGCCGGGAGGGCATGAACCGGTTGCCCTCGGCGTCGAGCAGGTGGGCGCCGGCACCGCGAAGTGCCTCCGTCAGCAGGAAGCGCTGGAAGGAGGTCTTGCCGGGCGCCTTGAGCCCCGTCGGGTGGAACTGGACGAACTCGATGTCGTGCAGCGCGGCGCCCACCCGTCCGGCCATGGCGAGCGCGTCGCCGGTGGCACCGTCGCGGTTGGTGGTCGCGGCGTACAGCCCGCCGCACCCGCCGGTTGCCAACATCACGGCCTTGGCCCGAACCAGGATCAGCCCGGGGTCCTGGGCGGGGGTGGCGTGGCCGCCGTCGATGTCATCGAGCAGCATCCAAACCCCGGTGACGGGCGCATCGGGCGCTGAACCCGTCGCCAGCGAGGCGGCCATGCCCTGGAGGCGGATCAGGCGACCCTCCCGCTCGGCGACCTCCACCGCAGCGGTCCGCAGCGACCGGAAGATCTCTGCTCCGGTGGCATCCGCGGCTCGGACCGACCGGCCGACCGTCTGGCCTCCTTCGCGGGCCAGCGCCAGGTCGCCGTCGGACTCGGTGTCGAAGACGGCCCCCCTGGCGCGGAGGTCAGCGACCCGGTCGGGGGTCTCGGCCGCCATGACGGCGACCGACCGTGGGTTGCAGTGGCCGTCGCCGGCCCGTTCGGTGTCCGCCGCGTGGAGGTTGGGCGAGTCGTCGTGGCCGACGGCCGCCGCCAGGCCGCCCTGCGCCAACGGCGTTGACCCGGACTCGCCGACGGCACCCTTGTCGATCAGGACGACCGTGACATCCGGGCGGGCGTCCAGCAGGTCCAGTGCGGTCACCAGTCCGGCGATGCCCGAGCCCACGATCGCCACGTCGACCACCACCTCTGAGCCGCGCCTGATGTGATCGGGGAAGTGGGACGTGCCGGTCTGCGGGGGGCTCATGACGTCCGCGAGCGTATCCGAGGACCTCCAGACGAGGTTCGAAGGCCGCCGCTGGTCAGCAGCACAAGTGGCAAGACCACCGGTTTGCAGCGAGTCTGGGAGGTGTGAACACGTCCTCGCGTAGTCGTCTGCTGACCATCGTCGCGGTCATGGCCCTGCTGTTCATCCTGTTCAGCGGGCTCGGCACGACCAACACGGGTGACGAGCTGACCTACACCCAGTTCCGCGAGGCTGTGACCGATGGGCGTGTCGAGTCGATCGTGTTCACGGGACAGAGCATCACCGGTGAGTACGTCGAGGGGTCGACCGAGGAGGGCGAGGCGAGCACCTTCAGCTCCTTCCTGCCGGTCGAGACCGTCGTCGGGACGGACGGCATCGAGTCCTTCCTCGACGCCAACGACGTGACGATCGAGGCACGCGCCGACGATGGCGGCGTGCTCGGGTTCATCCTGCCCCTGCTGTTCCCGCTGCTGCTGTTCGGCGGGTTCATCTACTTCCTCAACCGGCAGGCTCGCGGCCAGATGGGCGGGCTCGGTCAGATCGGCAAGTCCCAGGCGAAGATCCACAAGACCGACGAGCCGTCGACGACCTTCAACGACATCGCCGGCTACAAGGAGGTCAAGGAGGAGATCAAGGAGGTCGTGCAGTTCCTCCGCGATCCGTCCAAGTTCCGCCAGGCCGGCGCCGAGGTGCCCAAGGGCATGCTGATGGTCGGCCCGCCGGGAACCGGGAAGACGCTGCTGGCGCGGGCCGTGGCCGGTGAAGCGGGTGTTCCGTTCATCTCCGTGACCGGTTCTGACTTCATGGAGATGTTCGTCGGGGTGGGGGCGAGCCGGGTCCGGGACCTGTTCAAGACCGCTCGCGAGAACGCGCCCTCCATCATCTTCATCGACGAGCTGGACTCGATCGGCCGCAAGCGTGGTGCCGGGCTCGGCGGGGGCCACGACGAGCGCGAGCAGACGCTCAACCAGATGCTGGGCGAGATCGACGGGTTCGAGGGCTCGACCGGCGTGGTGATCATGGCGGCCACCAACCGGCCGGACGTGCTCGACAACGCACTGACGCGACCCGGACGGTTCGACCGGCAGATCGTCGTGCCGCTGCCGACGCTGGAGGAGCGCGAGCAGATCCTGCAGATCCACATGCGCGGCAAGCCCATCGCCGCCGATGTCGACCCGCGCACCATGGCCCAGGGGACCCCCGGTATGGCGGGTGCCGACCTGAAGAACCTGGTGAACGAAGCGGCGCTGATCGCCGTGCGCGAAGGCAGTCCCGAGATCCGGATGGACGACTTCGAGCGGGCCCGCGAGCGGCAGACCATCGGTCGTGAGCGCTCCACGCTGGCGCTGTCGGAGGAGGAGAAGGAGTCAGTCGCCTACCACGAAGGTGGACACGCGCTGGCAGCCTTCCTCGAGCCCGAGGCGGACCCCGTCTACAAGGTGACGGTCCTCCCGGTCGGGATGGCGCTCGGGGTCACCACCCAGCTGCCCGTCGACGAGCGGCACATCCACACCCTGTCCTGGCTGGTGGCCAAACTGCGGGTGATGCTGGGCGGACGCGCAGCCGAGCTCGTGGCGCTGGGCCAGCCGACCACCGGCGCCTCCAACGATCTGCTGCAGGCCACCAAGCTGGCACGGGCGATCGTGCGGGACTTCGGCATGACCGACGCGGTCGGACCGGTCGGGTACGGCGACGACCGGCCGGTGTTCCTGGGGGAGGAGCTCGGTCGCGGGGCCGACTACTCCGATGAGTTCGCCCGCAAGATCGATGCCGAGGCCCACCGCATCCTGGCCACCAACCTGGCGGACCTGGTGGAGCGGTTCACCGAGCTGCGTCCGGGGCTGGACCGGATGGCCGAGTTGCTGGTGGCGAAGGAGGCGATCAGCGGCGCCGAGGCGATGGAGGCCGTGCGCGAGGGGCTGCCGCCCCATCTGCAGGAGCAGCTCACCGGCTCGGCCTCCGAGGTCCGGGTGGCCAGCGCCCAGGGCGGGTCGAACGGTCACGCCCCCGTCGGCCTCGGTGTCCCTGCCGGCAGACCGCCGAAGACACCGAGCGGTGACGGCAACGGGCGGGTCGGGCCCGGCGGGCCACCGTCCAACGGACGCGGCGGGTCACCGCGCGGTGGCGGGGCACCTCCGGTGGGCACACCACCTCCGCCGCCGGGCGGCTCGGTCCCCAAACCGCGGTAGTCCGGTAGGCTGCCGTCAGTGATCGGCATCCTCGGAGGGACCGGACCGCAGGGCCAGGGCCTTGCCCTACGACTCACCGTGGCGGGCGAGTCGGTGATGATCGGCTCCCGGACGGCTGCCAAGGCGGAGGCCGTCGCGGCCGAGCTGAC
The sequence above is a segment of the Euzebya tangerina genome. Coding sequences within it:
- a CDS encoding MarP family serine protease, whose amino-acid sequence is MNIIDLVLGVLLLGAAIRGWRQGALSQVFAFGGAAVGLVLGGMVAPSVAAQFVDRPGVALSLATFAILIAAILAGQALGFYLGYRLRTAAESKGVGVADSLAGIVVGLSTLVVTLWIAASVLANGPSAPIARVIQGSTILAQIDDTLPPPPDIFGRVASFLDTQGFPQVFAGLGGSTAPPVDPPAGELVGAAAAAGTPATVQIEARGCGGVSAGSGVAVQPGFIVTNAHVVAGTGQVSVRDAGGTHDAIAIHVDPALDLAVISSPTATATPLPWATVPADRGTSGASLGFPGGSRDLNVLPAAVRGREEAIGRDIYGGSLTTREVLTLEAPVRPGDSGGPFVNAAGEIAGIVFAASTTDPGVGFALTAERVRPDVDAAIARNAPASTGACRF
- a CDS encoding class II 3-deoxy-7-phosphoheptulonate synthase gives rise to the protein MSTLTTRWTPSSWQDLPAKQLPTYPDPDHLKRVLNRISGLPPLVFAGEARDLTEQLARVSRGEAFLLQGGDCAETFDAGGADITRDKLKVLLQMAIVLTYGASMPIVKVGRIAGQMAKPRSEPTETVDGVEMASYKGDAVNGLAATPENRVPDPDRLERMYHHSASTLNLLRAFTRGGFADLRRVHAWNQEFVAESPEGKRYDQMAEEIERALAFLEAIGIRTDADPTFNTVDFFTSHEALLLDYEQAMTRQDSLTGDWYDCSAHMLWIGERTRQLDHAHVHFLSGVHNPIGCKVGPTMTPSELLQLCEVLNPGNIPGRLTLISRMGVDRVADVLPPLLEATRDAERNVVWITDPCHGNTITSESGYKTRRVEDVFGEISGFFAASKAAGTVPGGVHMELTGENVTECLGGDQRIADLDLPQRYETACDPRLNNEQSLELAFQVAEMLRG
- a CDS encoding SDR family NAD(P)-dependent oxidoreductase; this encodes MQISDAVAIVTGGASGLGRATAQMIIDAGGRVVLLDLSSSEGSSVAAQMGERATFVPTDVTDADAVAEAVATATSLGPLRIAVNCAGIGGAAKVVGREGAMPLEHFTRIVTVNLIGTFNVIRLAAEAMIAGDVVGEERGVIINTASIAAYDGQIGQSAYAASKGGIVGMTLPLARDLARELVRVVTIAPGLFETPLLAGLPEPAREALAETIPMPARLGQPEEFANLASQIIANTMLNGEVIRLDGALRMAPK
- the pruA gene encoding L-glutamate gamma-semialdehyde dehydrogenase, producing the protein MTTSASQLSATGGFAVPTPVNEPIQGYAPGSTERETLAATIADQRAAAPIEAPMRIGADDVRSQDTFEVRAPHDHALHLATVFAASEPHVEAAIDAALGVAEEWAATPLHDRLAVFLRAADLLSGPWRSRVNAATILGQSKSVHQAEIDAACELIDFLRFNCAFAEQIHAEQPTSSPGVWNRTDHRPLEGFVLALTPFNFTAIAGNLPTAPAMMGNVVIWKPSEKQAFAAQMTMDLLRAAGLPDGVINLVHGDGALVSDVAMAHPAFAGLHYTGSTAVFRQLWRKTADRIDSYRSYPRIVGETGGKDFVLVHPSADPAAVVVGLGRGAFEYQGQKCSAASRAYVPASLWSSLRDDLAGMASEITVGDVGDLSTFCGAVIDEVAFERVSGAIAKAGDAGAEVLVGGDSDRTQGWFVDPTVLVTDDPRSHTMVTELFGPVLTVFPYDDSSFDDTTWAEVVDLVDTTSPYALTGAVFATDRRALDVAQAGLRHAAGNFYLNDKPTGAVVGQQPFGGARASGTNDKAGAPQNLQRWVSSRSIKESFVPPTDWRYPHQG
- the mutM gene encoding bifunctional DNA-formamidopyrimidine glycosylase/DNA-(apurinic or apyrimidinic site) lyase, which produces MPELPEVESVRRQLAPRLVGCRIDAVWADPKMPRYIRPAEAAQTTVHDLVRRGKYLIADLGAPHQEAGLQLILHLGMTGVLRWRGEDGWDGDDYVRATFAVTTREGRQAHLDFRDVRRFGTLAVVPEGVYDELPTLASLGPEPLSDAFDRADFAAALHQTGQQVKPFLLSQRPVAGVGNIYADEALWRARIHPTSRRVGRARANRLHQAIVDVLAESVEREGTTFSDYQMVNGESGRNADYLVAYGQEDRPCPRCGTPMRKTVVGGRGTTYCPRCQR
- a CDS encoding ClpP family protease is translated as MTTYSKRYSNLGLPRFDDEEETPGQEDAGAIAAALQQNPFRKLYDNRVLYLRGAIEETKADEIVAQLLALGAESDDDITMYINSPGGVISGMFAMYDVMNLISAKVNTVCVGMAASAGAFLLATGTGTRSATPNARVMIHQPLGGARGQASDIQIQAQQMTFLRERINEILAERSGKPLEQVAKDTLRDFWLSAEEAVEYGLIDEVRTTGGL
- a CDS encoding helix-turn-helix domain-containing protein; the encoded protein is MEQGPPASRTLDRGIRVVEAIAAAGDGATVAELSRFTGLDRAVIARLLDTLSDRCWLVRGPGDQRYRLGPTLLALVGSDPT